The nucleotide window CTTCGTGGCCATCTTGGGCGTCTCCTTCCGGGGGATTCCCCCGCGGGTGATGCTTCGTTATACGACGGAGCGGTCCGGGTGTGCGGCCATCCCTCAGCCCCCTGCCGGGGCGGACGCGGCCGGGCGGGAAGAGTCGGCCGGCCGAGAGGCGCCACTCTCCCTCGAGTCGCACCCGCGGTGCCAGATCGAGGCGCCGAGCAGGAGGACGATGCCCCCCGCGAGGCACGCGACGCAGGCCTTCTTCCGGGTCCGCTTCGCCGGCTGGATGGAGAGGGTCTGCGTCAGGGTTCGCTGGATCCTCTGGCTGGAGGTGAGGGGCGCCTCCGGCTGCTCCTCGAACCAGGCGGGCACGCTCCCGAAACGGATCGCGACACCGTTCGGAAGAGGGGCCTCGTCGACGCGGCGGGCGTCCAGGAACGTCCCGTTGCCGCTCCCGAGGTCCCTCACGATCCACCCGTCGCCGTTCGGCGCGACGAGCGCGTGGCGCCGGGAAACGGTCGGCGAATTGAGAAGCACGTCGCAACCCGGCTCCCGCCCGACGGTGGAGGTCCCGTCCAGGTGGAACGTGTGCCTCACGCCGTCCTCCTCGACCGTGAGGACGGCACGGTGGGACGCGGCGTCGTCGGCAGTGGAGTGTGGTCTCGCCATCGGTCAGATCCTGTCGGGGAGGGGGATTCCCTCCTCCTCGAGGCGGACGGTTGCCGGCGCGGCCTCACCCCCGGGCGCGAGGACGAACGCCACGTCTCCGACGTTCGTGCCGGTGGGGCCAGGGGCGAAAGCGTCGCCGAGCGCGGCGAAGAAGGGACCGGAATCGTTGGCGTCGAGGGCCCCGGGCGCGTCGAGACCGAGGGCGGCCGCGCGGGCGAGGGTGGTGTCGTCGACGAAGGCGCCGGCGGCGTCGGCGGTGTTGTCGATCCCGTCGGTCCCGGCGACGAGGAGGTGCGCTCCCCGGACCCCGTCGATGTGGAAGGCGGTGGCGAGCGCCAGCTCCCGGTTTCGACCGCCGCTCCCCGTGCCCTTCACGGTGACCGTCGTCTCGCCTCCGAACACCGTGACGAGGCGCCGCTGGGGGGCGCCCGCGCGGCGCACGAGGTTCCCGGCGCAGGCGCCCGCGACCGCGAGCCGGCGGGAGGCCGACCGGGCCTCTCCGGCGAGGAGCTCCGGGAGGACGCGGACGTCGGCACCGAGCCTCTGCGCCTCGCGCCTGGCCCCTTCGAGGGCCGTCCGGATGTCGCCCAGGAGGACGCTCCAGCGCTGGCCGCCGTCCCGTGAACCGGTCTCGCCGTGCGAGGAGAGCAGGTAGTGGCGGACGGCGACCGGGACGAGCGACAGGAGCCGGTAGCTCTCGAGGATCGCGGAGGCGTCCCGCGGCGATGGAGGAGCGCCGAGCGTCGGGCCCGAGGCGACGAGGTGCCATCCGGCATCGCCGAGGTCCGACAGGACGAGCGTGACGACGTCGGCCGCGCGGGCCGCGGCCGCGAGGCGGCCTCCCTTGACGCGCGAGAGAGCGCCGCGCACGACGTTGATGTCGGCGATCGGGGCGCCGGCCGCCGAGAGGAGCGAGACGGTCCGCGCCTTGTCGGCGAGGGAAATCGTCTCCGCCGGAAGGGCCATGAGGCTGGAGCCCCCCCCGGAGAGAAGG belongs to Holophagales bacterium and includes:
- a CDS encoding DUF4147 domain-containing protein, translated to MDPRTFLSALYRAAVSAVEPGRLVVEALSRRGNAVVIRSVSDPGRREFVFVPRRVVLLSVGKAAVAMAAAAHRALGTRVDDSVVIAPAGSPQEELPPGCRYLAAAHPVPDERSLAAGREALALATSLGSEDLLLVLLSGGGSSLMALPAETISLADKARTVSLLSAAGAPIADINVVRGALSRVKGGRLAAAARAADVVTLVLSDLGDAGWHLVASGPTLGAPPSPRDASAILESYRLLSLVPVAVRHYLLSSHGETGSRDGGQRWSVLLGDIRTALEGARREAQRLGADVRVLPELLAGEARSASRRLAVAGACAGNLVRRAGAPQRRLVTVFGGETTVTVKGTGSGGRNRELALATAFHIDGVRGAHLLVAGTDGIDNTADAAGAFVDDTTLARAAALGLDAPGALDANDSGPFFAALGDAFAPGPTGTNVGDVAFVLAPGGEAAPATVRLEEEGIPLPDRI
- a CDS encoding FHA domain-containing protein, encoding MARPHSTADDAASHRAVLTVEEDGVRHTFHLDGTSTVGREPGCDVLLNSPTVSRRHALVAPNGDGWIVRDLGSGNGTFLDARRVDEAPLPNGVAIRFGSVPAWFEEQPEAPLTSSQRIQRTLTQTLSIQPAKRTRKKACVACLAGGIVLLLGASIWHRGCDSRESGASRPADSSRPAASAPAGG